The window GGTCGCCGAGTTGGGCGAGCGGATCGCCGCGGCGATCTCGCTGCGCGCCGGGCCGCCGCCGGCGAGGGCCGGGAGCACCTGGGCGTCGAAGGCGGGCGCCACGCCCTCGGAGACGAAGCGGTTCCCGATGTCGATGAAGGGGATCGATCCCTCGTTCGCCACGCTCCCGTACGGCGGCGCCTCGTACTTCGCGTAGAGCCGGCTCACCTCCGGCGGCAGGGGGGTGAGCCGGTTGCGGTTGCGGTCCGACGCCTCGTAGGGCGTGAACGCCACGTAGGGACTCGAGTAGGAGGACTTGTAGAAGGAGAAGGTGGGGATGTTGTAGTCCGTCGCCGCCGAGCGCGTGAGCTTCACGCCCGAGAACGAGCCGAAGCGGCCGAGCGCGGCGAGCAGCGACCACCGGTACATCGCGCAGTAGGGGCAGAACTCGCCGCCGACGTAGACGAGGCGCGGCTTGCCTCCCGAGCGCAGCGCCGGCTGGCCACGCGTGACGAGGAACGGGGAGCCCTCGCCGCTCGTGCCGACCGCGTCGAACGTCGAGGCCGGGACGCTCGTCACGGACCGCACGAGGGCGACCGGCGCGAGCGGCGGGTTCCGGTCGGCCGCGGTGTTCGGCGGCGGGCCCGACGACCCCGTCAGCCGGGCGACGACGAGGGCCACGACGGCGATGACGACCGCTGCGACGGCGATCCAGCCGAGGAGCGGGGCACGGTGCCGGCGCCGGCTGCGCTCGAGGCGGCGCTGGGCACCCGCCGACGCCGGCCGGGCC of the Acidimicrobiales bacterium genome contains:
- a CDS encoding DUF929 family protein; the encoded protein is MAGQSRPRPAPGAAGPRRLGAPGARPASAGAQRRLERSRRRHRAPLLGWIAVAAVVIAVVALVVARLTGSSGPPPNTAADRNPPLAPVALVRSVTSVPASTFDAVGTSGEGSPFLVTRGQPALRSGGKPRLVYVGGEFCPYCAMYRWSLLAALGRFGSFSGVKLTRSAATDYNIPTFSFYKSSYSSPYVAFTPYEASDRNRNRLTPLPPEVSRLYAKYEAPPYGSVANEGSIPFIDIGNRFVSEGVAPAFDAQVLPALAGGGPARSEIAAAIRSPNSATGRALGGAVFVAQANYLSAAICILDGGKPASVCRSSGVTAARKVLLATKPTG